Proteins from a genomic interval of Halorubrum depositum:
- a CDS encoding dihydroneopterin aldolase family protein produces MATDAQQACFEAGIKFGSLYHQFAGTPVSPSSARSLEAAMAESIENQPFCESVTVAIHDDRVADAIDHENGYTELTGSLMDVEMRIEREGVTVRTRMEMRDGYPLMELVSVEGD; encoded by the coding sequence ATGGCAACCGACGCCCAGCAGGCGTGTTTCGAGGCCGGGATCAAGTTCGGCTCCTTATACCACCAGTTCGCCGGGACGCCCGTCAGCCCGTCGAGCGCGCGGAGCCTGGAGGCCGCGATGGCGGAGTCGATCGAGAACCAGCCGTTCTGCGAGTCGGTGACCGTCGCCATCCACGACGACCGCGTCGCCGACGCGATCGACCACGAGAACGGCTACACGGAGCTCACCGGCTCGCTGATGGACGTCGAGATGCGGATCGAACGCGAGGGCGTGACGGTCCGCACCCGGATGGAGATGCGCGACGGCTACCCGCTGATGGAACTCGTCTCGGTCGAGGGGGACTGA